The following are from one region of the Aquila chrysaetos chrysaetos chromosome 23, bAquChr1.4, whole genome shotgun sequence genome:
- the CHAMP1 gene encoding chromosome alignment-maintaining phosphoprotein 1 gives MDVLQILRKTTERLECDHCSFRGTDYENIQIHMGTIHPEYCDEMDAAGLGKLIFYQKSAKLFHCHKCFFTSKMYCNVYYHITAQHAAPEKWNEERKEQVEGDSDSSKKSVTLEPQKPTLSPELRKPALSPELPKSEPVVSPKLQKSSVSPEPQKLAQATSSEPEKSAQATSPDPEKSAQATSPDPEKLVSAISPDSEKLSPAVSPDPQKPSPAVSPDPQKPSPAVSPDPQKPAPAVSPEPRRHSPAVSPEPRRHSPAMSPEPRRHSPAVSPEPRRHSPAVSPEPRRYSPAVSPEPKKPPPAVSPEPRRYAPAGSPEPRRHPSQMRRPASASSPETRRPAPAVSPESWRPGPTVSPEPWRSTPHEVQKSSTVSPWAPKPAMSVSVESRRSAPESRRPGPVVSPEPRRLVSDSWKSTSFSESQKSTLVSSEPWKPISSVYPEGWKPVLSPDTWKHSPPVSPELRKSSHTVSSDSWKPPFFPEVRKPGASVSPESWKLSESRKSMYFSETQKSTSAASSEVQKRAHFPEPRKRALFPESRKPNPAVSTDAQKRAVFSEPQNQVSTSAVSTEGQKHALCSEAQKSALVSSEVQKHALFSEAQKLAPISAEVQESTSFPESQKSASPEIQKHGLFTESQKPTPSVSPETPKQAVFTDSQRSAVSPDVQKHAVFSEMQKPAAALSSDVQRHVETTVPSEIQKNILFSEPHKSAPGFSSEPQTPSESGESDFLSHSLDDQKPLDDLFSQDEQSILAKESPEDMLYSCPKKKPKKENQENSDSELNSSECGKTEMDSMEIKEQESNSDQEQYDMESSDYGKESKIDATTPVQPQCVLQFTEEKEAFISEEEIAKYMKRGKGKYYCKICCCRAMKKGAVLHHLVNKHNVQSPYKCKICGKAFLLESLLKNHVAAHGQSLLKCPRCNFESNFPRGFKKHLTHCQSRHSDDTPKKHLDSLEPLEEQI, from the coding sequence ATGGACGTGTTGCAGATACTACGTAAGACCACCGAGCGCTTAGAGTGTGATCACTGCAGCTTCAGAGGAACGGACTATGAAAATATACAAATTCATATGGGTACCATACACCCAGAGTATTGTGATGAAATGGATGCTGCTGGTTTGGGTAAACttatattttatcaaaaaagtGCAAAACTGTTTCACTGCCACAAATGTTTCTTTACAAGCAAGATGTATTGCAACGTATATTACCACATCACAGCACAACATGCAGCACCTGAGAAGTGGAATGAGGAGCGGAAAGAACAGGTAGAAGGAGATTCAGATTCCTCCAAAAAAAGTGTCACGTTGGAGCCACAAAAACCTACCCTTTCCCCCGAGTTGCGCAAACCTGCCCTTTCTCCTGAACTCCCCAAATCTGAACCTGTTGTTTCCCCCAAGCTTCAGAAATCATCAGTGTCCCCGGAGCCCCAGAAGTTGGCTCAGGCGACTTCCTCAGAGCCAGAGAAGTCAGCCCAGGCCACGTCCCCAGATCCAGAAAAGTCAGCCCAGGCCACATCTCCAGATCCGGAGAAGTTAGTCTCAGCCATATCCCCAGACTCAGAGAAGCTGTCCCCTGCTGTGTCCCCAGACCCGCAGAAGCCATCCCCTGCTGTATCCCCAGACCCGCAGAAGCCATCTCCTGCTGTGTCCCCCGACCCTCAGAAGCCAGCCCCGGCTGTGTCTCCAGAGCCCCGTCGGCATTCTCCGGCTGTGTCTCCAGAGCCCCGTCGGCATTCTCCGGCTATGTCTCCAGAGCCCCGTCGGCATTCCCCGGCTGTATCACCCGAGCCCCGCCGCCATTCTCCCGCTGTGTCTCCGGAGCCCCGCAGATACTCCCCAGCAGTGTCACCAGAGCCAAAGAAACCTCCTCCAGCAGTATCCCCTGAACCACGAAGGTATGCCCCAGCTGGGTCTCCTGAGCCCCGGAGACATCCTTCTCAAATGCGTAGgcctgcttctgcttcttctccTGAAACCCGGAGGCCTGCTCCTGCAGTTTCGCCAGAGTCGTGGAGACCTGGTCCGACTGTTTCCCCTGAACCCTGGAGATCTACGCCTCACGAAGTGCAGAAGTCTTCCACGGTTTCTCCGTGGGCTCCAAAGCCTGCCATGTCAGTGTCCGTAGAATCCCGGAGGTCTGCCCCCGAGTCCCGAAGGCCTGGCCCCGTTGTGTCGCCAGAACCTAGGAGGCTTGTTTCTGACTCGTGGAAATCTACGTCCTTTTCCGAATCCCAGAAGTCTACTCTTGTTTCTTCTGAGCCATGGAAACCCATCTCATCTGTTTACCCTGAAGGCTGGAAACCTGTTCTGTCCCCTGACACCTGGAAGCATTCTCCCCCTGTTTCTCCTGAGCTTCGAAAGTCTAGTCACACCGTTTCCTCTGACTCTTGGAAGCCGCCTTTCTTTCCTGAGGTCCGAAAGCCTGGTGCTTCGGTATCTCCTGAATCTTGGAAACTCTCTGAGTCCCGGAAatctatgtatttttctgaaactcaGAAATCCACCTCTGCTGCTTCGTCTGAGGTTCAGAAACGGGCTCATTTCCCTGAACCTCGGAAAAGAGCTCTGTTCCCAGAGTCTCGTAAACCTAATCCTGCTGTTTCTACTGATGCCCAGAAACGTGCTGTCTTTTCTGAGCCCCAGAATCAGGTGTCTACTTCTGCTGTTTCTACTGAAGGCCAAAAACATGCCCTATGTTCTGAAGCCCAGAAATCAGctcttgtttcttctgaagtcCAGAAGCATGCCCTATTTTCTGAAGCCCAGAAACTTGCTCCCATTTCCGCTGAAGTTCAGGAGTCTACTTCCTTTCCAGAGTCTCAGAAATCTGCTTCTCCTGAAATTCAGAAACACGGCCTCTTTACTGAGTCCCAGAAACCTACTCCTTCTGTTTCTCCCGAGACCCCCAAACAAGCTGTTTTTACTGACTCCCAGAGATCTGCTGTTTCCCCTGATGTTCAAAAGCACGCTGTATTTTCTGAGATGCAgaagcctgctgctgctttatccTCTGATGTCCAGAGACATGTTGAAACTACTGTACCTTCTGAAATCCAGAAGAACATCCTGTTTTCCGAGCCTCACAAGTCTGCTCCAGGTTTTTCCTCCGAGCCCCAGACACCTAGTGAGTCTGGTGAGAGTGACTTTCTTTCTCACAGTTTAGATGATCAGAAACCACTGGATGATTTATTCTCACAGGATGAACAATCAATATTAGCCAAAGAATCACCAGAAGACATGTTATATTCATGCCCCAAAAAGAAGCCCAAGAAGGAAAACCAGGAGAACTCAGATTCTGAACTAAATAGCAGTGAGTGTGGAAAAACAGAGATGGACTCAATGGAGATAAAGGAGCAAGAATCCAACAGTGACCAAGAGCAATATGATATGGAGTCATCTGATTACGGCAAAGAGAGCAAAATAGATGCAACTACTCCCGTGCAGCCACAGTGTGTGCTGCAGTTTACCGAAGAGAAAGAGGCTTTCATCTCTGAGGaagaaatagcaaaatacaTGAAGCGTGGCAAGGGAAAGTATTATTGCAAAATTTGTTGCTGTCGTGCAATGAAAAAAGGTGCTGTCTTGCACCATTTAGTTAACAAGCATAATGTTCAAAGCCcatacaaatgtaaaatatgtgGCAAAGCTTTTCTCTTGGAGTCTCTTCTTAAAAACCATGTTGCTGCTCATGGTCAGAGTTTGTTGAAGTGTCCACGTTGTAATTTTGAATCAAATTTTCCCCGAGGCTTTAAGAAACATTTGACCCATTGCCAAAGCCGTCATAGTGATGATACACCTAAAAAACACTTGGACAGCCTTGAACCACTTGAAGAAcaaatttaa